Proteins co-encoded in one Amaranthus tricolor cultivar Red isolate AtriRed21 chromosome 7, ASM2621246v1, whole genome shotgun sequence genomic window:
- the LOC130818588 gene encoding protein HEADING DATE 3A-like produces the protein MSIHTHFYLELRLCCLVLRLVTDIPGTTGASFGQEVVCYESPRPSVGIHRFVFVLFRQLGRQTVYAPGWRQNFNTRDFAELYNLGLPVAAVFFNGQREGGSGGRRS, from the exons ATGTCAATTCATACTCATTTTTATTTAGAATTAAGACTCTGTTGTTTGGTTTTAAGGTTGGTGACAGATATTCCTGGTACTACTGGAGCATCCTTTG GCCAAGAGGTGGTTTGCTATGAGAGTCCTCGACCATCCGTGGGGATTCACCGATTCGTATTCGTGTTGTTCCGTCAACTTGGAAGGCAAACTGTGTATGCTCCTGGGTGGCGTCAAAACTTCAACACCAGGGATTTTGCTGAACTTTACAATCTTGGCTTGCCTGTTGCTGCTGTCTTTTTCAATGGCCAGAGGGAAGGAGGCTCTGGTGGAAGAAGGTCATGA
- the LOC130818589 gene encoding uncharacterized protein LOC130818589, translating into MAEVQFQEEEFINPDIEVFISYFENLNIDPEYDIYDEYTSENYGNIDVSLSLEEPISHIQSLTQEERETESNQQQTLRQQPVGSKRELPVQTRKLIVQQLTSLSKEPDRRLPWGTIKTIALQHNTSKWTIARLWESAKTSMQNGIVIDVNSRKRGRVGRKPRVFDMNLLNAVPIEKRTIIRAMATALGIGHSQVYRMMKSDEKWLYMSRATQRYYLFPSEEEEPYRCVQNKNFIGKVMFIAAVARPHINSAGEVLWDGKIGIFPFTETHYAMRRSEKRPAANGVKDIWIQQDNAKPHILINDHAFNEEAKKDGFNIRLVCQPASSPDMNILDLGLFSALQSIQFKSFSKDLNDLIKAVNDAYDTFEPKLLNYTWIQYQLCMIEVLKAKGGNNYKNPHIGKKRLDRLGMLPRQLEIPQELIDAARQFLSHDIINLNDLSQDD; encoded by the exons ATGGCTGAGGTTCAATTTCAAGAAGAGGAATTCATTAATCCTGATATTGAggtatttatttcttattttgaaaaccttaatATAGATCCTGAATATGACATTTATGATGAGTACACAAGTGAGAATTATGGAAACATAGATGTCAGTTTGAGTTTAGAGGAACCCATAAGCCATATTCAATCATTAACACAGGAGGAAAGAGAAACTGAATCGAACCAACAGCAAACATTAAGACAACAACCAGTAGGTAGTAAGAGGGAACTACCAGTTCAGACCAGAAAGTTAATTGTACAACAATTAACTAGTTTGTCTAAAGAACCAGATAGACGTTTGCCATGGGGTACAATTAAAACAATtgcattgcaacataacacatctAAGTGGACAATAGCAAGGCTGTGGGAATCAGCCAAAACATCAATGCAAAATGGCATTGTAATTGATGTTAATAGTAGGAAAAGGGGAAGAGTTGGTAGGAAACCAAGAGTCTTTGACATGAATTTGCTTAATGCTGTACCAATTGAAAAGAGGACCATAATTAGAGCAATGGCCACTGCATTAGGCATTGGTCATTCACAAGTTTATAGAATGATGAAATCCG atgaaaaatggTTGTACATGAGTAGGGCAACACAGAGGTATTATTTATTCCCTTCGGAAGAGGAGGAGCCATATAGATgtgtgcaaaataaaaatttcataggcaaagtgatgtttatagcaGCTGTTGCAAGACCTCACATTAATTCAGCTGGTGAAGTGTTGTGGGATGGGAAAATAGGAATTTTTCCGTTTACAGAGACTCATTATGCAATGAGGAGGTCAGAAAAGAGACCAGCGG CAAATGGGGTGAAAGATATTTGGATTCAACAAGATAACGCCAAGCcgcatattttaataaatgatcATGCATTCAATGAAGAAGCCAAGAAAGACGGATTTAACATTAGACTAGTTTGTCAACCGGCCTCTAGTCCAGATATGAACATCTTGGACTTGGGATTGTTTAGTGCTCTacaatcaattcaattcaagtCATTTTCCAAAGACCTCAATGATCTGATAAAGGCGGTTAATGATGCGTACGACACTTTTGAACCAAAGCTTTTAAACTACACTTGGATACAATATCAACTATGCATGATAGAGGTACTAAAAGCTAAAGGCGGTAATAATTATAAGAATCCACACATTGGAAAAAAAAGACTGGACAGGCTGGGTATGTTGCCCAGGCAATTAGAAATCCCGCAAGAACTAATAGATGCAGCACGCCAATTTTTATCTCATGATATAATTAATCTCAATGATCTTTCGCaagatgattga